A window from Chitinophaga filiformis encodes these proteins:
- a CDS encoding diacylglycerol kinase family protein — translation MQTGRYLLQRARSFKYAFQGIIAFLRSEPHARIHAVATMLVAAAGVYCGLSANQWISILIVTGMVWITEMLNTVVEKIMDHLSPEYHPRVKWIKDVAAGAVLVSALVAAITGAVIFIPILC, via the coding sequence ATGCAAACCGGTCGCTATCTGCTGCAGCGTGCAAGAAGTTTTAAATATGCCTTTCAGGGGATCATCGCATTTCTCCGCAGTGAACCACATGCACGTATTCATGCGGTAGCAACGATGTTGGTGGCGGCGGCTGGTGTCTATTGCGGCTTGTCTGCCAATCAATGGATCTCTATCCTGATAGTAACAGGCATGGTATGGATCACAGAGATGTTGAACACTGTTGTTGAAAAGATCATGGACCATCTGTCGCCTGAATACCACCCAAGAGTAAAATGGATCAAAGACGTTGCAGCAGGGGCAGTACTTGTTTCGGCCCTCGTGGCAGCTATCACAGGCGCTGTCATTTTTATCCCTATACTGTGCTAA
- a CDS encoding winged helix-turn-helix domain-containing protein, giving the protein MSILMVNEEVSFNDLKQMLELTDGNLASHLSTLEENGYLKVHKGFIGRKTNTTYSITKAGEKAFKGHLAALENMIRSME; this is encoded by the coding sequence ATGAGTATCCTCATGGTGAATGAGGAAGTCAGCTTTAATGACCTGAAGCAGATGCTGGAACTGACAGATGGTAATCTGGCATCCCACCTCAGTACCCTGGAAGAAAATGGTTACCTCAAAGTGCATAAAGGTTTTATAGGACGTAAAACCAATACCACCTATTCTATTACGAAAGCTGGCGAAAAAGCCTTTAAAGGCCACCTGGCCGCTCTCGAAAATATGATCCGCTCCATGGAGTAA
- the creD gene encoding cell envelope integrity protein CreD has product MQTTNINETNPLPPGQPSPATDNLSQDGKARPSFFERYAYGVKAFLIGILVIFLLIPTAMIMGLISEREQRQYEAKGEVSGKWGDAQTITGPVLVIPYYSKPGVTSIAVFLPDKLAVNGELLPEIRRRGIYEVAVYSSHLQISGAFSGLDLNGLNVDPATVLLKDAYLAVGINDMRGITNQAGVSWNGQNFYFNPGIPATNLFENGMQVKVPLTMSDSGIVAGNFAVNLDLKGSGQLFFSPVGKTTTINLNSNWKSPSFDGAFLPNTHNVHAKGFTASWQVSNLNRNFPQSWVGANANLHSADFGVKLFLPVDTYQQSTRAVKYAILIIGLTFLVFYFIELLQHTSVHPLQYILVGAALCVFYTLLIALAEQLNFSIAYLIAAILTIFLVAVYTASVLRSNRMAIAVGGVLSLLYGFIYVIIRSEDQALLMGSLGLFIILAIVMYFSRRIKWGEL; this is encoded by the coding sequence ATGCAAACAACTAACATCAACGAAACCAATCCCCTGCCTCCCGGCCAGCCTTCTCCCGCAACGGACAACCTCTCACAGGATGGTAAGGCACGGCCTTCCTTCTTCGAACGTTACGCCTATGGTGTCAAAGCATTCCTTATCGGGATACTTGTGATATTCCTGCTGATTCCCACTGCCATGATCATGGGACTGATTTCTGAAAGGGAACAACGGCAGTATGAAGCCAAGGGGGAGGTCAGCGGGAAATGGGGGGATGCCCAGACCATTACAGGGCCTGTACTTGTAATACCTTACTACAGCAAACCAGGCGTAACATCTATCGCTGTATTCCTGCCGGATAAACTGGCGGTAAATGGTGAGCTGCTGCCCGAAATACGCCGGCGCGGTATCTATGAAGTGGCCGTATACAGCTCCCATTTACAGATCAGCGGCGCATTTTCAGGACTGGACCTGAACGGGTTAAATGTTGATCCGGCAACTGTATTGCTGAAGGATGCCTATCTGGCAGTTGGTATCAATGATATGCGAGGCATCACCAACCAGGCAGGTGTAAGCTGGAATGGGCAGAACTTCTATTTTAATCCCGGTATTCCTGCTACTAATCTGTTCGAGAATGGCATGCAGGTGAAAGTACCACTCACCATGTCAGATTCCGGCATTGTTGCCGGCAACTTTGCTGTCAACCTGGATCTGAAGGGTTCCGGACAGCTGTTCTTCTCTCCTGTGGGGAAGACAACAACCATTAATCTGAACTCCAACTGGAAAAGCCCCAGTTTCGACGGCGCCTTCCTGCCTAATACCCATAACGTACACGCAAAGGGCTTCACCGCTTCCTGGCAGGTATCAAACCTGAATCGTAACTTTCCCCAAAGCTGGGTTGGCGCCAACGCCAATCTGCACTCCGCCGATTTCGGTGTGAAATTATTCCTGCCGGTGGATACCTACCAGCAATCCACCCGTGCTGTTAAATACGCTATCCTGATCATCGGCCTTACATTCCTGGTATTCTACTTCATTGAATTGCTACAGCATACCTCCGTTCATCCATTACAATATATATTAGTCGGCGCGGCATTGTGTGTATTCTATACCCTGCTGATCGCCCTCGCAGAACAATTGAATTTTAGCATTGCCTACCTGATAGCAGCCATACTGACCATCTTCCTGGTAGCGGTGTATACGGCCAGCGTATTGCGAAGCAACCGTATGGCTATAGCTGTCGGCGGCGTATTAAGCCTGCTCTATGGATTTATTTATGTCATTATCCGTTCTGAAGATCAGGCTTTGCTCATGGGTAGCCTGGGACTGTTTATAATACTGGCTATTGTGATGTACTTTAGCCGGAGGATCAAGTGGGGAGAATTATAA